The genomic interval CTGACTGTTCAATATCAAATTTATGCTAAATTGTTATCATCATGCTAAATAATTTGCAAGTTTAGCTATTGTTTCGCTGAGCAGTCAAACTTTATACTGAATGGAGCTATACACTTTACTTTCTTTATGGATCTGTCCAACCACGCTTGTTATTAACACGTTGTTAAAAATTATGCATTTAGTGACAGGTGAAGTGTCAGAAAGTCTTTAAGTTAAGGTTACACTTATTAAACGCAGCTGCCCTTTTATAGTGTAAATTGAAGCACTGGGCCTAAGGGTAACGAGAAGTTTACCATTTCAATCGTTGGCAGTTTTTAGCGTTTTTGTAGAAATTAAGATGCCGTTATCGTAACTAAACGATGTAGCCATAATATGAGACCCCCGACCTCCTCTCGTAAATCCGTAATTGTATAGTGTGTTGTTGCATTGAAAGGAAAACATGCTATTTCATGCATGCGGAAAACCTCGGTAGAAGACAGGACTTTGAGTATCCGTCAATAAACATTCACAGGAAAGTATTTACATTACCATTTGTTCATCTAATAATTCAATAAATGGCGGGTTAAAGTTATGGAATACgtacaaattaaaaatcttttcttattttctatttttctgtagttttattttattttttaacaatttcaatttGTTGCACAGAAGTTCTTGTCTACCGAGGTGTATATGGAGAGGTACATAGATGGATTGGCAAATGGAGTTTAAGGTACTTCGggtaaaatgttgtttttcaagcTAGCTTTCAAACTTAAAGTTTCTACTTGATATCACATTTCGCCTGGAGGAATTTTTTAACTCAGCCCTGAAGTAAGCCAAGATAATAATGCAAACCAACAAAAGAAGTCCAAAAACATTGAATGCAAAGATATTTAGAGGTCAGTCACAACGGTATTGCGAAAAAAGAAGTTAAGCCAAACATTACATGCTCGtaagatttttttcatgtaaagcTCTCGGCGGATTTCGTAGCGGAGGAGATATTTCCATTTCTACGAGCTCTGGAAATCTCAAAGAAGATTGGAACATAAAATATTGCGAATGTTAATATTACGAAAAAGTGATTGAGAGACAGTGAATGGTTGAACGGTACAGTGCGTGAGATGAATTGAACGTAAAGCCAATACGATTCTCAGCAGGACATACTGATCTGTCGATTTTCGATGGAAAGAAGATGATGTAACTGTACTTAAAAATGAGCCGTTTCATAAATTTAAACACCTGACCCTCAAAACAAGTAATCTCTTATAAACCGCTCAAAAAACATCTCAACACTTTTCCTCTATGGatgcattttgaatttttgttattattctaAGAGCCTGTGCTTAATATGTTAAAAAGGCGACTGCCAAATCttaattgaaattcaaaactaccAAAGTGGACGAATTTACctcaaagaaaactgaatttaGCGTCATGTAGCACTCGAGCGAAAGTCATCAAACTGTGAAACTCACCGCACTTCTGGTTTTTCCTCGTCCTCACTGCATCGTCCCTCGCTTGTGCTTTAATAAAAGCCTTCCGGCAGTAAATATAAAAGAAggtgttgaaaatgtttatttagTAGGCAGTAATTGATATCACGAGACACCTCTTTGTTATTTGAGTcgttgaaaatttatttattctgtaCGATTCCCAGTATGAAACACGACCAAAAGCTGCCACTTTAACGAATATGATCTCAAGTAATTTTCACCGGTTGGGTTCACGCCGTGAAACGTTTCAATTGTGATCAGTTAGGAATCATTCATATTAGCCAGCGGGCAAAAGATTATTCCTTACACAAATTGACTTTGCTATTGGGTCGCGACTCTGTGCCAAGAAATTGATAttgaaatctttcattttgcttgACAACCACGCGACCACCTCTTCCCGTTCATTGTGACATAAATGGTGGCCTTTTTCAGGGAGAATCAAGACTTTATCGCAATACTTCAAACGTTGTATTACTGAAAGACTAAGTTTTGAATCCGTTggaaatctttctttaaaatggCCTCAGGCGAGAGGCCAGTGGTTTTCTGTGAAGCATTTCATATAGCGCTCAATTTACAATGGTGATTCATTACAAGCGTTTATTCCTATTCAGAATCGTCAAAAACACTCGCGTTAAATCACATTACTACTCATTTCTCGCAGCCAAAACTTAACCTGATGAGACGCAGAATCATTTAGTTCTTGATTGCGTGTGATCGATGTATTCAATACTTTGGTAACTTCGTGACGCTGTTCAGCCCTATTAATTTGACGCCTTGCATTCGATGTGGATAGATTCACTGATTTTTGCCCAAAAGGAACCTTAAATGCGTGAGAATGTTCACACATCAATAAGACAGTAATACTTCGCctccaaaaaacatttttgttcttaaaaagaTTATTTTCGAATAATAAAGGCTTCTTATTACGCAGGAGCTCTTGAAAAACCTTTGCGAGTCTAACGGTGACAAGCTCTGATGCACGTTTCTGTTCCATTATTGTAATGAATATTACATGTCTCACACGTAAGGCCAAAGCTAATCGTCCCCTCTATCAATATCCAATTTTCACAATaatgcatttcatttcttttaaaatgactGGAGACcataattcttaatttttcttttgcaaaaaaatgtgaattaaaCTAGCACTTTTCATCTCTGTTTGGAGGTTGGTCCAAATTTAACATCCCTTTTATTCCAGTAGTATATTCTtataatttacatgtaattgTTTTACCTCTCCATTACTGATGGTTACTTTAGATcctccttctttctttttctgttttgcttttaagAAGAAAGACTGTATTTTCATGATTCTTAAATATCTCTCACTTCATTGTTTCGATGGCTCAGCCTTTACCAATCAATCATCGAAGGCCTCAGTTAAGGTTTGGAGATCCTCAGTTAACAGTTAGGAATTTACTtctaaagaaagataaaaatgaagtTGTTGTTGAACTTGTTCATTTAAATGAGCGCAATGAAAGTTGGCCAAGAACCAAACCTTGTGGATCTCTATATGTTAACTTTCAAAGAAAGGCTTTCTTCGACTGGTGGTTTTGAATCGTACAATTTGACAATTATTTCTGAGGttgctcttcgtcagagcgaacaAGAAAGGGTCAACGCTCAAACGTCCGCTTTataactctttacggtggccaatttacattatcgactcagctaattaaaaccaaattattttgtgacaCCCCTAtagatgcagcaccacagtttctttagaaacttaccccctttaatttTTGAGGTAATTTTTTAAGACCAATCTCGAGCAATACCTCTTATTCCATAATGTTTTAATTTCGCAATTAGTTTGGGATCTGAACTTCCTTAAATGTGCTAGATAAGTCTTAAAAGACCCCTGCTGTTAGCCTATTTTCCTCAATTACATCCCGTAATTGTGGTGTCGAATCCACAGAGGTCCAAATCCTCTCTGTTTTCAATATGGAATACTGTGTTTCAAAATGTACCTTATCAATCGTTTTTATgcattaatttttctgttattttcagaATAGCAGTGCAGCAATTGGTTATAGTTTGAGAATgatttatcatcattttttaatacagtGATAAGTGAACTATTTAGTCTACCAGGAATAATACCtgtttaaaatgatttattaaaaaTCAAAGGGAAGTGGTTTTTTTGATAAGGGAAGCTATTTATTGAATTTGGGCTTCATACCCAGCacattaactttaatttaatttcattaattCTCGCTCAACTTCCTCTTTGCTTAGAAGGTCAACAGAGAACATTTAGGTTAAGTCTCTTTGAAGAAATACTGGAAATGCGTAATCTTCGATTTTGGaattttcgtttaaaaaaaagatttatttgtGAAGTTATTCAGTAAATTTATGCGTTATCTTTGCAGGAACTGATCTGTCTCCAAGTTGACGCTACAGAAAACACCATGTGTTTTGACTTGAACTTTGTTCTAAACCTGAtcaaatattgtttcttttaatgcttttttctttAGTATACATATCAGATGGTTAAGTTTTGCTTCTACATTGTGCCTCTGAGTGATATTCTTGTTGGTGTGGATATATTATAACGAAAGCAGTTGATTCGCACAGTTGTTAGCTCTAGTGAGTTGATTTATCTCATGATGTTGAAGTCTTCGAGTGATATATTTGTTGGTGTGAATATATCATAACGAAAGCGATTGATTCGAACAGTTGCTAGCTCTAGTGTGATTTATCCATGATGTTGCAGTCTTCCAAGAAGTAGAATATTTTGTTTCTCCTTTGATCAAGCAACTTTCCTGACAGTTCTTCcaaattcttttgaaatatgGGTGCTGTGCGGACATAATTTAAAAGTACCACTCTCTTATCGCTGGTTTTCAATTTAGAAGCCATTGTCTCTATATTTACGTTCTCTCTTTCAAGACTGAAATGCAGTATTTGAAAAATCTACGGAGCTAATTTTAAATCGTTGCAATAAGACATCTATACGATGCTTGTTAGGAGTTTTGGCGTTTATTGTCGCTAATATTTTTGCtcgttgtttttatttttgatagCCCTGCGGGCCTctcaaaatacggcacaactcgtaaaaatactcaacGATACTACACATCAAAACATCAAATAAGATATATGTATCCGGACCGTCTAGCTCACTCTCCATGAAATCGGATAATCGAGGTTCCACTGTACCGATTGGTGCCCGCAGACATCACTAGGGGACACATGCTGTTACGAAAACTTTGCAACTTGTGAAGATACCCCACAAAGTCACCAATATTGACTGTTAATTTCGTATTTAGTTCGCAAAACAACATAAATCTTCTGTTTATTGGCAATAAAATGCCTATGAATTATTCCTTCTGTACATCACACAAACGAAAATAGCAAAGTTTACATATGTCCTATCACTTCACTTTGATAAAATTGTCTTAGGAACTGCGTTGTTTTTTAAGTACATACTTGTCTAAACTGCCTTTCCgtaaaatggaaacaaaaccTCTGTTGTTGAGAATTAGCTACAAATATCTGTCTTTGTTCGTGACGCGTCAAAATGTGATTTACTGTGGCTGACTTTAGTGTAACAGTAAACACGGAGATTAACTAATCAacacaacatgaaaaaaaattccaaccGTCAGCAGCAAACTattagaggagaaaaaaaacacttagtTGTGAATAGTGAGTATCCGCTTGTCATGTAGTCTTACAGTGATGATACCTATTCTGAAGTAGTCTTGTCATGGCTACTTGACGTCACTTCCTGGTATATCAACCCATACTTTGATAAAAACGAGTCATAAATTATATTGCAGATTATTCTTAATGTTAATATTAGTGTCAATGAAATAAACTGATAAAATGCAATGGATACATAACTAAGGAAGTCATCTAACACTTAGTATACACTAACTAAAAACTAATAACTtattttgcttgaaaatgaaaaaaatttgcaccaaaaaaaaaaaaaaaatcaaaagtcaATCAAAACTCTCCATACAAAAATTGTGgcaaaaaataatatcaactAATGCTAAAATTCATGAGTACTACATAAGAAGTATGCAAATGAAAGTAAacataacaagaaaaagaacTATAACAACATAcaaattttgtataattattgAGCGATGGTGACTTACTAATCAATTAGTCACCAAGCTTTTCTATGAACttgaaacaaccaaaaaaatgaaaaggaaaagtgaTAACCAAACAATGCCTTCATAATCCATACATTACAAGAGTAAGCAAGTTGAATGACAAAGAGGAATATGGTTAGCGTTACTCTATCCCCTCAAAGGCCACCCAACAACAAGGGACAGTGTAGCAGTGTTAGGATTGGTGAAGAATGACTTCGCTTTGGCTGCAGTCTGCTGTGATAACCATCGTCATAACCTAGACCAGCAATTCGAGATGACATGGTTCACAAAGTGCATCACAGAAACATGTGAATCTGCTCTTAAAACAAGCTTCACGCTCTGACAGggttttttcttaaaacaaaacaagtataACTTATCATGCTTGTCATAAACGCATAAGTTTACATACGTAAAATCTGAGATGTTGACACTAAAGTTTCTGTAGTTTTAATAAAATATCCTTTTCCCCCCCCAACCCCCGTCATTAAGGCTTGGAGCTTGTATGTAGCCTTAAATTCTGTGTGGTTGGGAAGCAGAAATGCTTAAAGAAGACCAAATATCCCCTGAAACAATGTGTTAAAGCAGAAAAGCTTAAATGTTTAAATAAGACCAAATATCCCCCACAACAATGTATGGCCCTTATTGGCCTCTTTAGTTTTTGAACAACAGGGAAACATCAGTTCTTAAAATGTTCACTGTCTTGAGAGGAGGAAGATTTTCCTTAACATTGCCCTGAACCTCTTTTTATCTCAAGTCAATGTTTTCCTTGTATACAATAATTCTTAACTATAGCCTTTTTCATTAAGCCTGATGGTAACATGTACATCATCTGTTGAAAACAAGCAGGACACACTGAGTTGAAGATGTTTCTGTTTAATTGCAAGGGCTTGTTATTTAAATTACTGTATAAAGACTGGTACGGTTTTGGcaacaattttttacaaatgGATTTTAAGATTTGAATTTCAGTGTTAAAGCCTTAACTGTTGAATCTGTTTACAAAAAAACATCGTTTACATAGAATGCCTGGCTTATTCAAAGATGGTAGAGAACCTTTTTAATATCAGAATCTAAACAACCAGCTGTGGGATTTGGTATAATTTTCATGAAACAGCACATTCTTTTACTAGTAATAATACTGAACTTgagtttttccaaaaaattacaCTATCTGTGAACAGCAAAGAtgaaaagagttaaaaaaaccCTAGGAAGGGCATTTCTTTGTTCTGGATTACCAGTATCTCACCTATGCCTCTTaagaatattttccaaaaaaCACAGCAATGTAACTTGAACTAGTATATAAAAATAACACATTTGCTATAAGCTTTTCTAACTTTACACATCCAGGAACTTTCttacattttttcttaaaacataGTATTCAATGCCTTAAGTTTGGCTTAAGCTTCATGGTGATTGGTCAGCTGGTGGCCTCAACTTCCCTTGAGGATTTCTTGAGACTAACTCTCATGAACTCTGGTTTTGTTGCTTCTGTCTCTTTCTGCTTTTCAAAATccttgagaaaaagaaaataataattttaaccctttaacccctaagagtgacaagcatctaatttctcccttcaatatcacccctgaatcacacattaggtcacaagaatagaggaaatgatcaccaacaaaagcaactcttaattgttaaacaaattctccaaattctcctcatcagcaccatagaaaatgtatagagaacagtatgaagaatatacatactgatgttagagtatGGAGAGTTAACCAACAAAAATGCATGAATCCTATGTACAAACTTTACAACAATGTGCTAAAAGAATATAATGGATAAATTGACCATCCTCTCCTCACCTCTTGTTTCTGAGAGATACTGCGAAATCTGGATTCCAGTTCACTGTCAACACTACTTTTACCCTTTTCAGCTTTGACGGACTTTTTGTGTTCAAACTTTTCCCATGTTTTCATAAGTTCGGGTCTTCCCAGTTGAATACCCCTAAAGGGAGGAATTACAATCATAATTCAATTAACCCTTAATAGACACAATGGAAATGAAGTAGTGAACAGCAATTTTGTCTGGAGAGAGTGGATGAGGAAAGCCACCTTAAGGATATTCAATGTCAAATCTGTTGACTATTTATGGTTAATTTTGTAACagcaactttaatttttgatcaGCAAGACATGCCATCCCAGTAAAAGAAAATCTTGGTGTTTTAACCAAGGTCACTATGAGCTTATGCTCACTAGCTATTGGTTGAACAATTCTTATTTGTCAGAAGAAACTAAGCTCCACAAACAGTACTAGCTATTGACCATTACTGATGTTTGGTATAAAAAAGTAAGCTTTCATCTTTTTAGATGCATATACAAGCTATTATAATGTATTATCAAAAGTTGAATTAAACAGGTTTAATGATTACCACATGCATACTActtgtcattttcaattaaCAGTATGACAGAACAACTGTTACTATGTTTGGAACTTTCAACACCTTCTGGTAGATAATGTTAGCAGGTGGAATAATTTCTTTAGTCTTAcacttaaattttttataagACTTTGTGCTCAATTATTACTAAAGTACTCAAACCATGTCAAAATAACCTACCTTTGCTGGCTAAATTTAAGGTCTTTACGTAATTCATCCTGTTCCTTAGAGGCAGAGTGTGGTATGACAGTCCTCTTTAACTCAGGAGTTGTGGGGGGAGTTTGTTTTCCATCACCCAAGTAGTCTTGTTTAGGGTACTTTGGATGATTCCTTCctttaaaacatcaaaaagttgttttttggCCATGAATTACTGGCATTTTAACAAAGAGTTAGGTGTCCAATAGTAATCAACTGGTTTTCTACTTTGATATACATGAATACTTGGTACAGCACAGTCTGTCAAGGCAACTTGATTTAAGATTTTGAGACTGTCCCTAAAAATTTTGCCACAAGATATTCCCATAGCATTAAGATATTAAGGTATcatagacaaaaaaattatttttcaacttcCTGAATAATTAACATCATCTAAAGATCTATCAACTtctgcaaaatttattttggcatctttttttcttcaggagATATAAAGCAAAATGTAATTTGAGAGTAAAATGAAAGGCGTAAGATTGATGACACTTCATCATGTCAACTTCATCTCATCACCTAATTAACAATTTCTACTAAAGATTACAATGCACACTGTACAGGGCTCGAAATTGCGACTGATACCGTCGCCAATGCGACTGAATCTTATAACTTGGCGACTAAAATTTTGAGTTTAGTCGCCACTTTGGCTACTATGTTCCTCtgataaataaaagattaaCAATTTCCTCAGTCTTGTTTCTGCTTTTCTGCTAAAGGAAATGCAAATTTAGTCTGTTTACCTTAAGGTTAAAACTTGAAATCACTTCAAGATTGCGACTTCTGAGACGACATCACAGTGGCTTCTATACGGTAACCACAGGCGCAATATTTTGTCGAAAGGCCGCTGAATTTAAAAGCGTTCTGTAGCAGATTCTGTCACAAGGAGCCGGCTTTCAAAGTAATAGCTTTCTTTCACCATGTACGCAATCAAGTCAGACGAGTCTACACTGAAAGTCATGAATTGTTTATCACAAGAGAAGGATACACTGAGTGATTTTCGTAATTTGCTGCAGTCTTGAAATTACTAGGAAGCAAGATCGTTGTCAGTATGCAAACAAGTAGCGTTTCAAAGcctttcaaaaatgtttgtttggagCGTGAATCTCATGCAGCAGCTACCAGAGGATGTTTTTCAACGTGTTTAGTTCCAGAAGCCAAACAACTATGTCAATTAAATAGGGGTCTAATCTGAGCTTCTGTTCTTGTACTATCTGGCGACTGCATTTTTGCATTTGGCgaccattttttctttgatggttgccaaaaggcgacttggaatttttttttaatttcgagACCTGCTGTACAGTTCAAAAATTGCTAATTCATTATCAAGTCTCCCAACACTGGTTCCTTTTGAAAGATAGAGAGATTGTTTAAGTAATTCAAGTGTTGTTTTCAAGCTTTTATCATGTCCAAAAGTGACAAGTCCCTTATGCCAttctcaaaaaaggaaaatttatttgcagTTTGCATCGGAGTGGAAATATTGTTCACTGATGGCCATAGGGGTTCCTACTAGACTTAAGAGATTCAGTGGCCAGACCCTACTTCTATTGAAGTTGCTGATGGTGTTAGTTTGCAAAAAATATCACAGACAGCCCATTGTCATTTGCATAGCATTGCACTTTGATAATAGATCAATGAAAAGCTGTGACATTGTGCAGCTCTCCTTTCTCTGCCAAACCTCTTTCCTCCTCTTTCTGCTGGTTGAAGCACCTTCCACATTGACACAAATGACTACATATTCACTTATTTAAAACCTTCTCAACCTAACTCCTTACAAATTGTATTTGCTCTTTGTCCTCTACTGTAGGATGCATCAGTGCTGACAGGCAAACAGTGTTAAATGACTTCATAGGTGTGAAGTGGAAAGGCATTTATGTAAACAAACACTGATGCCCAAAACAATTCAAGTGGCTTTTGTGGTAAAGTGTTTTGGCTCCGCTTCTTATATTTGAAGAGTTTGTTCTTGGCTGATATTCAGTCAGTTTTCGTGAAATGTGGAGATTGTGTTGGGAATATAACAAACCCTAAAAGTATGTCCtggattttcaattttctccttCTTACTTGAGATATAGTGTCCACCATAAAAACTTTGCTCAAAAGCTCTTGAAGttaaaacaatgataaaaaaattaacaaggctttaaaataaaaatcccAGACAGACTTTTTTAGTTCAATATGTAGAGATCATATtctgataaaaaagaaacatgttaATCAAAACATGTTGTCAAATTAAGTTATCTTGTAAAACATCTTGGGGAGAATGAATAAGCTCCTAATCTGTTCAATggtaaaaaataagaaaacaaatattcaaGAGCAGTGTTCATAAAgctttaagaaaatgtatttttttacagGGTTAGCAAACATAATTGTCATGCTATctcagtttgaatgaaaactttgattttccttctgtgataccTTAATAACAATTGCCATGCCAAATCCACTGTATTAAACACCCAACCTTTGGCCAACACATGCCAGTAAATCTTTTGACTACACAGAGGGAGAGTTGGTTTTTGCGTACTATGAATATAACTGGTCAGAGCCTAGAAAAACTGTATCCAGCCTCTTTGAGCAGAGTTTCTACTGTAataggtgtttttttttaatttgaattcaaaCTGGCAGTTCTTGCAAAACCAACAGACACATGTACACTGTGCTTGTTTTGTACAAGTAAAAACACTTTACCTGGATGAGGATTTTGCTGAATCTTTGCTGTGAGCTCACATAAGGCatccattttgattttctcttgttttgaagACACATCCATATGGTCTAATGTGAGTGGATCGATAACTGCAGTACACTGCAAAGCAAAGTTAGACAAGTACCAACATCAACCAAATAATGATCTGCATAAAATATGATACTTAAAAGGTTTAAGAAACTTTAAACTCTTCTTGGTGAATGCCCTTTCAAGAATTAGCATATAAAAGACAACTTtccaaaagtaaatttaaaagacaataaaaaaaatacttgttatAAATATTTAACCAATGGAAGTGACACCACAAACACAAAATCTCAGAGCCAAATGGCCACTGaaagtatttcttttaaattaaccCTATCACATCAGATCTCTTCAGAAAACAAATGGCAGAGTAAACACTGACATTTAAGGAAAGGTGCGGCAAAGAGAACCAAGCGACATGTAAGAGGTGGTCATTAGGTCTAATTCTGTTGTTCAGTATACTAGAATAAGCAATACAAACACTTTAAAGAAGTGTCAATTGGTATTTGGCACAAACAGGAcaaattgaaataacaaaacaaatagtAAACATCAGGCAAGTTGTTCAGAATTCCAACTAGTGGGAGATAAAACCAGTCAGCTGTTTACAAAGTCTTTCTAagacatgaaaaacaaattcaactGGGCAGCAGGGCAGATGAATTTAACTTACAACCATCAGATTACGAATCCAACATGTTAAACTTCTTGTTCAGACTACCTTAATGACAGGGGTTAAAACAGGAATGATATAGGTGCTTACATTGAAGGGAAGTCAACTACTTTGTGGTTGACAGTACAGTATGGTCTGAAGACATAAACGTCAGTTTCAAGAGATTTAGGTATGGTCTAATTGAAAATTATATAAAGAAACTCAAAACCACAGAATATAAATTGAATAAGACTCAgataaagtaaatttttttaaagggaTGATGAAAAATTGTGTAAATAACTGAGAGTACAGGTGATTAACATTAAGGCTTTGAGCAATTCTAAGAATATTACTAGacacgttttggaaacaaaccgTAAAAAGAGCTATTTAGCCGACTATCTGTTTGAAAATGTTCATTTGGTGGTTGACAATGTTGTGAAAAAAGTAGCAGAGAGGCACAAACACTTCACTGGCACCTGCCATGAACATCATTTAAGAAAATAACCACAATGGTAAACTTAATGCTATATTTTTAGTAAATTATGCAAAACTGCGACTTTGAGTCACTTATGTgcatttacaataatttttttaccctgTGCCtctgtaaataaaaatataagcCGATAAGATTCATTACTCAAAACGAATTTACGGGGTTAAACACATTGTCCATCTCTTACATAGCTCGAATACTTAGGGAAATTATAGCAAAAAAAACGGcagcaagaaaaacaacagttcTCGGATGTTCAAAGAAAACTGCGCACCCTTGTGGCTGACAGATTGGTTTCTACTCCGTGCAGCTGAAAAAAGCGAACAACTGATAAAGCATAGCAGAAACCCTGTTGTGATCGCTGTCTGTAACTCGTGTGCACAGAGGGTCTGCTTCGTAAAAGACCTCGAAACTAAAGCACTTTCGGCGTATCTCGCGACAACTTTGAGAGattttccggaaaaaaaacCCGAAGGTACTACCACGTTGAATTACCGGGGTAAAACGGCGGTCAAAAACATCGAAggctctattttttttttaaaacctaatcttgtttttgttagCTGTACATCTAATTATcggaaatttgaatttcaaatgcGCGACCGCGAAttaagaacaacaagtaaacctCTAGAAAACAAAAGCGCTATTATCGAAATTATCAGTCGAAAGTttaaaaagcaaaggaataGAAATACGGTTCGAGATTTTGAAACCATTCTAGTGACTACCATCCCACTAGAAAGCGAAATTTAGGCGACTTGACGATTTCACCGATAGCGAACATTTAcgtttgcaaaattttgtttgaaactCGCTTAATCTTGCAATGGAAGTCACTACCCTGTAAAACTTACAGCATAACgtcaagaaataaaataaatttactttacaaataaaaatttccgAGAGAAAATATGGCTTCCAATCGAACGACGCCCAGTGACACTCAGAGTTCATAACATGACCGTTCGAAtaaatttcttcctacaatGTTGAACGAAGAAAATAT from Pocillopora verrucosa isolate sample1 chromosome 14, ASM3666991v2, whole genome shotgun sequence carries:
- the LOC131787628 gene encoding uncharacterized protein isoform X2 gives rise to the protein MAFLYLRAFSSSEYRQLTYWFGNGSLLSQRKRVKNWCTAVIDPLTLDHMDVSSKQEKIKMDALCELTAKIQQNPHPGRNHPKYPKQDYLGDGKQTPPTTPELKRTVIPHSASKEQDELRKDLKFSQQRGIQLGRPELMKTWEKFEHKKSVKAEKGKSSVDSELESRFRSISQKQEDFEKQKETEATKPEFMRVSLKKSSREVEATS
- the LOC131787628 gene encoding uncharacterized protein isoform X1; translation: MEIYEAKYDFCDDCGESLLSFNKGEKFLVTNKSDGGWWAAQNLSSNEIGYIPSAYVECTAVIDPLTLDHMDVSSKQEKIKMDALCELTAKIQQNPHPGRNHPKYPKQDYLGDGKQTPPTTPELKRTVIPHSASKEQDELRKDLKFSQQRGIQLGRPELMKTWEKFEHKKSVKAEKGKSSVDSELESRFRSISQKQEDFEKQKETEATKPEFMRVSLKKSSREVEATS